A DNA window from Allokutzneria albata contains the following coding sequences:
- the kaiC gene encoding circadian clock protein KaiC, translating into MIDSNAIERLSTGIKGFDQVARGGLPRGRSTLVAGTAGSGKTLFAVEFLARGILDSGEAGVFVSFEETAEGIRRNAASLGFPIEQWERQGKWVFVDASLEVTGEEPIVGAFDFGGLVARIGHAVRQVGAARVSVDSLGAVFVRFAEPAIVRYELYRIGSVLEQLGVTSIITSERISEYGEVSRYGVEEFVLDNVIILRNSLANRRRRRTVEIVKFRGAAHRTGEWLFTIDPRDGIVFLPLAFLASDMSTSSLARVSSGNTELDEMCGGGFFRDALVLMSGPAGSGKTLTSLTFTAAGVTGGERCVLCTFDESRGQLARNAVGWGMDIGAMEESGLLRTMCAYPEVASVEDHFLRIRRVIEEFKPSRLVVDTLSALERIASPRTLLDFVIALSAVARQHQCTTLLTSAPSGQSAPRLTSVSTAEITGLTDVTISLRHLETAGEIQRAIAVLQARGSARDHRIRHVTIDHNGMHIGERVYGAAHLLAYDATLPPGSEDLRSGE; encoded by the coding sequence ATGATCGACAGCAACGCCATCGAGCGGCTTTCCACCGGCATCAAGGGCTTCGACCAGGTCGCGCGAGGCGGCCTGCCCCGAGGTCGATCGACGCTGGTGGCGGGAACGGCCGGCAGCGGCAAGACGCTGTTCGCCGTCGAGTTCCTGGCCCGGGGCATCCTCGACTCGGGCGAGGCCGGGGTGTTCGTCAGCTTCGAGGAGACAGCGGAGGGCATCCGCCGCAACGCCGCTTCGCTGGGCTTCCCGATCGAGCAGTGGGAGCGCCAGGGGAAGTGGGTGTTCGTCGATGCCTCGCTCGAGGTCACCGGGGAAGAACCGATCGTGGGCGCCTTCGACTTCGGCGGTCTGGTGGCGCGGATCGGCCACGCGGTCCGGCAGGTCGGTGCCGCCCGGGTGTCAGTCGACTCGCTCGGTGCGGTCTTCGTCCGTTTCGCCGAGCCCGCGATCGTCCGCTACGAGCTCTACCGGATCGGTTCCGTGCTGGAACAGCTCGGGGTCACCTCGATCATCACCTCGGAGCGGATCAGCGAGTACGGCGAGGTATCGCGTTACGGCGTCGAGGAGTTCGTGCTCGACAACGTGATCATCCTGCGCAACAGCCTCGCGAACAGGAGGCGACGGCGCACCGTCGAGATCGTCAAGTTCCGCGGTGCGGCGCACCGCACCGGGGAGTGGCTGTTCACGATCGACCCACGGGACGGGATCGTCTTCCTGCCGCTGGCGTTCCTCGCCTCGGACATGTCCACGTCCTCGCTGGCCCGGGTCTCCTCGGGCAACACCGAACTGGACGAGATGTGTGGTGGTGGTTTCTTCAGGGACGCGCTCGTCCTGATGAGCGGCCCAGCCGGTTCCGGAAAGACACTGACGAGCCTGACGTTCACGGCGGCTGGTGTCACGGGGGGCGAGCGCTGCGTGCTCTGCACCTTCGACGAGAGCCGGGGTCAGTTGGCGCGCAACGCCGTCGGCTGGGGCATGGACATCGGCGCCATGGAGGAATCCGGACTGCTCCGGACCATGTGCGCGTACCCGGAGGTGGCATCGGTCGAGGACCACTTCCTCCGGATCAGGCGGGTCATCGAGGAGTTCAAGCCTTCCCGGCTCGTCGTCGACACCCTGTCCGCGCTGGAACGCATCGCCTCACCCCGGACGCTGCTCGACTTCGTCATCGCGCTCAGTGCCGTCGCACGCCAGCACCAGTGCACGACGTTGCTCACCTCAGCGCCCTCCGGACAGTCCGCCCCGCGACTGACGTCGGTCAGCACGGCCGAGATCACCGGCCTCACCGACGTCACGATCTCCCTCCGCCACCTGGAGACCGCCGGTGAGATCCAGCGGGCGATCGCGGTCCTGCAGGCGCGCGGCTCCGCGCGTGATCACAGGATTCGCCACGTCACCATCGACCACAACGGCATGCACATCGGGGAGCGCGTCTACGGCGCCGCCCATCTCCTCGCCTACGACGCCACCCTTCCACCCGGATCAGAGGATCTTCGGTCAGGTGAGTGA
- a CDS encoding response regulator transcription factor has translation MCIPQEKGNLTTTHESSRVRVGAAEGSLPDPADGEQGPPETRVLVVEDQRALAGALQIAIDAQPDLDCVGAVRTVEEAVTAVTSCSPDVVLMDIRLPGVDGIEGTRQIKKSHPEVRVLILTANATPDLLGKAVAAGAAGFLAKDSAFPLILTAIRAPLGEKILVEGLTLAALVEGLRLSAPAGAGEPDQARLTTRELEVLALLGEGLNPRAIAQRLVVSLHTARGHIKNIMLKLGAHSQLEAVVTATRIGLLPSPPATRETS, from the coding sequence GTGTGCATCCCCCAAGAGAAGGGCAACCTCACGACCACCCATGAGTCAAGCCGGGTTCGCGTCGGGGCGGCGGAGGGATCGCTCCCTGATCCGGCCGACGGAGAACAGGGCCCCCCGGAGACCCGGGTTCTCGTGGTCGAGGACCAGCGGGCGCTGGCGGGCGCGCTGCAGATCGCGATCGACGCTCAGCCGGACCTGGACTGCGTGGGCGCCGTGAGAACGGTCGAGGAAGCCGTCACCGCGGTGACCAGCTGCAGCCCTGACGTCGTGCTGATGGACATCCGCCTGCCGGGTGTCGACGGGATCGAAGGCACGAGGCAGATCAAGAAGAGCCACCCCGAGGTCCGGGTCCTCATCCTCACCGCCAACGCCACACCCGACCTGCTCGGCAAGGCGGTGGCCGCCGGCGCCGCGGGGTTCCTGGCCAAGGACAGCGCGTTCCCCCTCATCCTGACCGCGATCCGGGCTCCGCTCGGCGAAAAGATCCTCGTCGAAGGGCTCACGCTGGCGGCGCTGGTCGAGGGTCTGCGCCTCAGCGCGCCCGCCGGGGCCGGTGAGCCCGACCAGGCCAGGCTCACCACCCGTGAACTGGAAGTGCTCGCGCTGTTGGGAGAAGGCCTCAACCCCCGGGCAATCGCGCAGCGGCTGGTCGTGAGCCTGCACACCGCGCGGGGCCACATCAAGAACATCATGCTGAAGCTGGGCGCGCACAGCCAACTCGAGGCGGTCGTCACGGCTACCCGGATCGGGCTCCTGCCGAGTCCTCCCGCCACCCGGGAAACCAGTTAG
- a CDS encoding methyltransferase, with amino-acid sequence MADRCTLVPGDFTESVPANGDVYLLLRIPHDWDDAQCHAILATCAANMPEHAELLVIERPFPETADTDSLAVPWDVHMLCNVGGRERTASQYCALLTKAGFEVTGSHSLSLDAYVLRARARTSGPRSSTSALVGAADGLSRAWPTSAT; translated from the coding sequence GTGGCCGACCGCTGCACTCTGGTCCCCGGCGACTTCACCGAGTCCGTGCCCGCCAACGGGGACGTCTACCTGCTGTTGCGTATCCCGCACGACTGGGACGACGCGCAGTGCCACGCGATTCTCGCCACCTGCGCGGCGAACATGCCCGAGCACGCCGAGCTACTGGTCATCGAACGCCCGTTCCCGGAGACCGCGGACACGGATTCCCTTGCCGTGCCGTGGGACGTCCACATGCTGTGCAACGTCGGCGGCCGTGAACGCACCGCCTCCCAGTACTGCGCACTGTTGACCAAAGCGGGCTTCGAGGTCACTGGCAGCCATTCGCTGTCGCTGGACGCGTACGTGCTGCGTGCGCGGGCCAGGACTTCTGGCCCGCGTTCGAGCACGAGCGCACTCGTCGGCGCAGCGGATGGGCTCAGCCGCGCGTGGCCGACATCCGCGACATGA
- a CDS encoding circadian clock KaiB family protein: MAGRHRVPAPRTDMTTYSFRLFVAGQTERSQTAQANLRRLCDSVLPGRHDIEVVDVAEHPEMAEQQRILATPTVVRLVPSPQRRVIGDLSDHRRAAVALGLPDASHSTGLEDER, from the coding sequence ATGGCTGGTCGTCACCGGGTGCCCGCACCGCGCACCGACATGACCACGTACTCGTTCCGGCTCTTCGTGGCTGGACAGACCGAGCGATCGCAGACCGCGCAAGCGAACTTGCGCAGGCTGTGCGACTCCGTCCTGCCCGGTCGCCACGACATCGAGGTCGTTGACGTCGCCGAGCACCCTGAAATGGCTGAGCAGCAGCGGATCTTGGCCACTCCCACCGTGGTCAGGCTCGTCCCCTCGCCGCAGCGACGGGTGATCGGGGATCTGTCCGACCACCGCCGCGCGGCCGTGGCTCTCGGCCTGCCGGATGCTAGCCACTCCACTGGCCTCGAGGACGAGAGATGA
- a CDS encoding PAS domain-containing sensor histidine kinase, whose protein sequence is MSEQTPGARHPGVGSPRPGAARFPDDISRLVVSASADGIIAVDEEGIIRLCNRAAEDLFGRPTGELLGTPFGFPIVADGASEVELILPGGSERVVEMRVTTMTLQGVRLRIAALRDVTRSRNAERELEEALGRQNIVVAVAAHELHNPLATISVLAHVLRDDDGTLPQEQRAEITDRIIERVDRLQALVRKLLTASRIDVAPPRSVAEPVRVLEVILEQLADIDIDQRSADVDVSCSSELEAVVDRAELAEMLANYLENALAYGRPPIGIRAIAREGWAEIRLIDYGDGVPESFVPHLFERFTRGPDTERDTEGTGLGLWITRNLAQANGGDAWYEAGEPHGSRFCLRLPLAGTAVRKEPDASA, encoded by the coding sequence GTGAGTGAACAGACGCCAGGTGCGCGGCACCCGGGTGTCGGGAGCCCGAGGCCGGGGGCCGCCAGGTTTCCTGACGACATCAGCCGGCTGGTCGTATCGGCGTCGGCGGACGGCATCATCGCGGTGGACGAGGAGGGGATCATCCGGCTCTGCAACAGGGCAGCGGAAGACCTGTTCGGCCGCCCCACGGGGGAGCTGCTCGGTACCCCGTTCGGCTTCCCGATCGTCGCCGACGGGGCGTCCGAGGTGGAGCTGATCCTGCCCGGTGGCAGCGAACGGGTGGTGGAGATGCGGGTCACCACCATGACCCTGCAGGGCGTGCGACTGCGCATCGCGGCACTGCGCGACGTGACCCGCAGCCGCAACGCCGAACGGGAACTGGAGGAGGCCCTGGGACGGCAGAACATCGTGGTGGCCGTGGCCGCCCACGAGCTGCACAACCCCCTCGCCACGATCAGCGTGCTGGCGCACGTGTTGCGCGACGACGATGGCACGCTGCCCCAGGAACAGCGGGCCGAGATCACCGACCGCATCATCGAACGCGTCGACCGGCTCCAGGCACTCGTGCGCAAGCTCCTCACCGCTTCGAGGATCGACGTGGCCCCACCGCGCTCGGTCGCCGAGCCGGTGCGCGTTCTCGAAGTGATCCTGGAGCAGCTCGCCGACATCGACATCGATCAGAGGTCCGCGGATGTCGACGTGTCGTGCAGCTCTGAGCTGGAAGCCGTGGTCGACCGTGCCGAGCTCGCCGAGATGCTCGCCAACTACCTGGAGAACGCCCTCGCCTACGGGCGCCCTCCCATCGGGATACGGGCGATCGCGCGGGAGGGCTGGGCAGAGATCCGGCTGATCGACTACGGGGACGGCGTGCCCGAGTCCTTCGTGCCGCACCTGTTCGAACGCTTCACCAGAGGGCCGGACACCGAGCGGGACACCGAGGGAACGGGCCTGGGACTGTGGATCACCCGCAACCTCGCGCAGGCGAACGGGGGCGACGCCTGGTACGAGGCAGGCGAGCCGCACGGTTCCCGGTTCTGCCTCCGCCTGCCACTCGCAGGCACCGCGGTGCGGAAGGAGCCGGACGCCTCGGCGTGA